A region of Rhodanobacteraceae bacterium DNA encodes the following proteins:
- a CDS encoding Excinuclease ABC subunit B: MHADRATQHDDQRFELVAPYRPAGDQPQAIAKLIEGFDAGLAAQTLLGVTGSGKTFTIANVVQAVQRPTLVLAPNKTLAAQLYGEFKQFFPHNAVEYFVSYYDYYQPEAYVPSSDTYIEKDASINDHIEQMRLAATKALLSRRDALIVGTVSAIYGLGDPEDYLSLRLILSTGDRVDQRALLRQLTELQYTRNEMELRRGTYRVRGESLDIFPAENETEALRIEMFDGEVEKISMFDPLTGDTLRKLPRCVVYPATHYASTRESVLNAIDTIKEELRERLEVLRGAGKLLEAQRLEQRTLYDMEMMHEVGYCQGIENYSRHLTRREPGQPPPTLFDYLPSDALLVVDESHVTIPQLGAMYKGDRSRKETLVEFGFRLPSALDNRPLKFEEWEQREPRTIFVSATPRDYEIRKSGGSVVELVVRPTGLVDPEVEVRPVRSQVDDVLGEIRERVKLGDRVLITTLTKRMAENLTEFLAEQDVRVRYLHSDIETVERVEIIRDLRLGKFDVLVGINLLREGLDMPEVSLVAILDADKEGYLRSTGSLIQTIGRAARNVRGKAILYADTVTHSMQAALDETDRRRAKQVEYNIAHGITPTTIVRNIADVMEGAREEPSARGRGRARGKGQVAAQSSRKVAEEAADYSALDAHAAGALIRKLEAEMYRHAQDLEFEEAARLRDEIHRVREQALLS, from the coding sequence ATGCACGCAGACCGCGCCACGCAACACGACGACCAGCGCTTCGAACTCGTTGCACCGTACCGGCCGGCGGGCGACCAGCCGCAGGCGATCGCGAAACTGATCGAGGGGTTCGATGCGGGCCTGGCCGCGCAGACGCTGCTGGGCGTCACCGGCTCGGGCAAGACCTTCACGATCGCCAACGTGGTGCAGGCAGTGCAGCGGCCGACGCTGGTGCTGGCGCCCAACAAGACGCTGGCCGCGCAGTTGTACGGCGAGTTCAAGCAATTCTTTCCGCACAACGCGGTCGAGTACTTCGTCAGCTACTACGACTACTACCAGCCGGAAGCCTACGTGCCGTCGTCGGACACGTACATCGAGAAAGACGCCTCGATCAACGACCACATCGAGCAGATGCGCCTGGCCGCGACCAAGGCGCTGTTGTCGCGCCGAGATGCGTTGATCGTCGGCACCGTGTCCGCGATCTATGGTTTGGGCGATCCCGAGGATTACTTGAGTCTGCGGCTGATCCTTTCGACCGGCGATCGCGTGGACCAGCGCGCGCTGCTGCGCCAGTTGACCGAACTGCAATACACGCGCAACGAGATGGAACTGCGCCGCGGCACCTATCGCGTGCGCGGCGAGAGCCTCGACATTTTCCCGGCCGAGAACGAAACCGAGGCGCTGCGCATCGAGATGTTCGACGGCGAGGTCGAGAAGATCTCGATGTTCGACCCGCTGACCGGCGACACCCTGCGCAAGCTGCCGCGCTGCGTGGTGTATCCGGCCACGCATTACGCGTCCACGCGCGAAAGCGTGCTGAACGCGATCGACACCATCAAGGAAGAATTGCGCGAGCGTCTCGAAGTGCTGCGCGGCGCGGGCAAGCTGCTGGAAGCGCAGCGGCTGGAACAGCGCACGCTGTACGACATGGAGATGATGCACGAGGTCGGTTACTGCCAGGGCATCGAGAACTACTCGCGTCACTTGACGCGGCGCGAACCGGGCCAGCCGCCGCCGACGCTGTTCGATTACCTGCCGTCGGATGCGCTGCTGGTGGTGGACGAATCGCACGTCACGATTCCGCAGCTGGGCGCGATGTACAAGGGCGACCGCTCGCGCAAGGAAACGCTGGTCGAATTCGGGTTCCGCCTGCCGAGTGCGCTCGACAACCGGCCGCTGAAGTTCGAGGAGTGGGAGCAGCGCGAACCGCGCACCATTTTCGTGTCGGCCACGCCGCGCGACTATGAAATCCGGAAGTCCGGCGGCAGCGTGGTGGAACTGGTGGTGCGCCCGACCGGTCTGGTCGATCCCGAAGTCGAAGTGCGGCCGGTGCGTTCGCAGGTGGACGACGTGCTGGGCGAGATCCGCGAGCGCGTGAAGCTGGGCGACCGCGTGCTGATCACCACGCTGACCAAGCGCATGGCCGAGAACCTCACCGAGTTCCTGGCCGAGCAGGACGTGCGCGTGCGGTATCTCCATTCCGACATCGAGACCGTCGAGCGCGTGGAGATCATCCGCGACCTGCGGCTCGGCAAGTTCGACGTGCTGGTCGGCATCAATTTGTTGCGCGAGGGGCTGGACATGCCCGAGGTGTCGCTGGTCGCGATCCTCGACGCCGACAAGGAAGGTTATCTGCGATCGACCGGTTCGCTGATCCAGACCATCGGCCGCGCCGCGCGCAACGTGCGCGGCAAGGCCATCCTGTACGCCGACACGGTCACGCATTCGATGCAGGCCGCGCTCGACGAAACCGACCGCCGCCGCGCCAAACAGGTCGAGTACAACATCGCGCACGGCATCACGCCGACCACCATCGTCCGCAACATCGCCGACGTGATGGAAGGTGCGCGCGAGGAGCCTTCGGCGCGCGGGCGTGGACGGGCGCGCGGCAAAGGCCAGGTCGCTGCGCAGTCGTCGCGCAAAGTCGCCGAGGAAGCCGCCGATTACAGCGCGCTCGACGCCCACGCCGCCGGTGCGCTGATCAGGAAACTCGAAGCCGAGATGTACCGGCACGCGCAGGATCTGGAGTTCGAGGAAGCCGCGCGCCTGCGCGACGAAATCCATCGCGTGCGCGAGCAGGCCCTGCTTTCGTAG
- a CDS encoding tRNA threonylcarbamoyladenosine biosynthesis protein TsaE → MSQVEKTLALALPDEAATAKLAQRLAPALLEGGVVYLSGELGAGKTTFARALLRALGVGERVKSPTYSLLERYAVNGRDAFHLDLYRIADAGELEWLGLDELDASGAIVLVEWPERGGGALPAPDLEIVLEHEGTGRHGYLAPRSERARDWLAGLGDVAPGGRGQH, encoded by the coding sequence GTGTCGCAGGTTGAGAAAACCCTGGCGTTGGCGTTGCCCGACGAAGCCGCCACCGCGAAGCTGGCGCAGCGTCTCGCGCCCGCCTTGCTGGAGGGTGGCGTGGTGTATCTCAGCGGCGAACTCGGCGCCGGCAAGACCACCTTCGCGCGGGCGCTGTTGCGTGCGCTGGGCGTGGGCGAGCGGGTCAAGAGCCCGACCTACAGCCTGCTGGAACGCTATGCGGTGAACGGGCGTGATGCCTTCCATCTCGACCTCTACCGCATCGCCGATGCCGGCGAGCTGGAGTGGCTGGGGCTGGACGAACTGGATGCGTCCGGTGCGATCGTGCTGGTCGAATGGCCCGAACGCGGAGGCGGCGCGCTGCCGGCGCCCGATCTGGAAATCGTGCTGGAACACGAAGGCACGGGACGGCACGGCTATCTGGCGCCCCGCTCGGAGCGTGCCCGGGACTGGCTCGCGGGCCTCGGCGATGTGGCCCCAGGCGGCCGCGGCCAACATTGA
- a CDS encoding Hydroxymethylglutaryl-CoA synthase: MNPPGGISGMAVYLPPYRIDLEQWSGWTGNDAAKTRAVVGHGFRMPGPDQNVYTLAANAVLRLIDRYDVDPRRVGYLALGTESSIDNAAGAVIVRGLVDRALQAEGKPALARDCEVPEFKHACLGGVYALKGGLRYLACDGRDRQAIVVSADIAEYARGSSGEPTQGAGAVAMLMEAPPRLLTLDLAMGGSASDYRGLDFRKPFLRFAGQTPGRHGRLNDLPVFNGKYSTDCYTEATLRALDAMFARRGGSRSARLRDAAAVFMHRPYHHMPRNAWALAYLAALAHDAMDDSAAAREWAGYCDAAKVAPDDAAGELFAAAAACEADTLPPAAYSKSMAVLKAFRASDAYKPIVDDKLRLGSSLAMELGNLYTAALPAWLAAGLEDAAIRDVALDDRELLVLGYGSGDAAEAIPARVVAGWREAARAIRFDDALAGAFDLDREQYETLHDTGTLDGADLPAPAGVVIDHVGAHDDHAFQDYGIAYYRYCGRP, from the coding sequence ATGAATCCGCCGGGCGGCATCAGCGGCATGGCCGTCTATTTGCCTCCGTACCGGATCGATCTGGAGCAATGGTCCGGCTGGACCGGCAACGACGCGGCCAAGACGCGCGCGGTGGTGGGCCATGGGTTCCGCATGCCGGGGCCCGACCAGAACGTGTACACCCTCGCCGCGAACGCGGTGTTGCGCCTGATCGACCGGTACGATGTCGATCCGCGCCGCGTCGGCTATCTCGCGCTGGGCACCGAATCCAGCATCGACAACGCCGCGGGCGCGGTGATCGTGCGCGGCCTCGTCGACCGCGCGTTGCAGGCCGAAGGCAAACCGGCGCTGGCGCGCGATTGCGAAGTACCCGAGTTCAAGCATGCGTGCCTCGGTGGCGTATACGCGCTGAAGGGCGGTTTGCGCTATCTCGCCTGCGATGGGCGCGATCGCCAGGCGATCGTGGTCAGCGCCGACATCGCCGAATACGCGCGCGGCAGCAGCGGCGAGCCGACCCAGGGCGCCGGTGCGGTCGCGATGCTGATGGAAGCGCCGCCGCGCCTGCTGACGCTGGACCTCGCGATGGGCGGCAGCGCGTCGGATTATCGCGGACTGGATTTCCGCAAACCGTTCCTGCGCTTCGCCGGGCAGACGCCGGGACGGCACGGCCGCCTGAACGACCTGCCGGTGTTCAACGGCAAGTATTCGACCGATTGCTACACCGAGGCGACGCTGCGTGCGCTGGATGCGATGTTCGCGCGCCGCGGCGGTTCGCGCAGCGCCCGTCTTCGCGACGCAGCCGCGGTGTTCATGCATCGCCCGTATCACCATATGCCGCGCAACGCGTGGGCATTGGCGTACCTGGCCGCGCTCGCGCACGACGCGATGGACGATTCCGCGGCGGCGCGGGAATGGGCGGGCTACTGCGATGCCGCGAAAGTTGCGCCCGACGATGCGGCGGGGGAACTCTTCGCCGCTGCCGCGGCCTGCGAAGCGGATACTCTGCCGCCCGCGGCCTATTCGAAATCGATGGCGGTGCTGAAGGCGTTTCGCGCAAGCGATGCGTACAAGCCCATCGTGGACGACAAGTTGCGGCTCGGTTCCAGCCTCGCGATGGAACTCGGCAACCTTTACACCGCTGCGCTGCCGGCATGGCTGGCGGCCGGTCTGGAAGATGCGGCGATCCGCGACGTTGCGCTGGACGATCGCGAATTGCTGGTGCTCGGCTACGGCAGTGGCGATGCGGCCGAGGCGATTCCCGCGCGCGTCGTCGCCGGCTGGCGCGAGGCCGCGCGGGCGATCCGCTTCGACGACGCGCTGGCAGGCGCGTTCGATCTCGACCGCGAGCAATACGAAACCCTGCACGACACCGGCACGCTGGACGGCGCGGACCTGCCGGCGCCGGCGGGCGTGGTGATCGACCATGTCGGTGCGCACGACGACCACGCCTTCCAGGACTACGGCATCGCGTATTACAGATATTGCGGCCGTCCCTGA
- a CDS encoding NAD(P)H-hydrate epimerase/ ADP-dependent (S)-NAD(P)H-hydrate dehydratase: MPNPDPQLALYTTAQVRALDQAAIAAGIPGIELMERAARAAFDALRRRWPQARTLCVLCGPGNNGGDGFLMAALARAAGIQANVVATSEHSVGDAALARERCLREGGRVLQVASDLPDADVYVDALFGSGLNRAPSGDAAALIAAVNAQPKPVLALDVPSGLDSDTGVAFAPCVRATATVCFVGWKRGLFTAQGPDQCGERTLATLDIPERIYAQADPDAVLLTPQALPPRHRDSHKGRYGHVLAIGGDLGAGGAVRMCGEAAARVGAGLVSIATREANVGAILSARPELMPQGVHVPRNLEPLLARASVLAVGPGLGQDDWGRGLWQVALDAAKPTVLDADGLNLLAAAPRALPEACVLTPHPGEAAHLLGTTTAGVQADRFAAARALAQQHRAVVALKGAGSLIADPEGRIAVCPWGNPGMASGGMGDVLTGVIAGLLAQGLSPWNAACLGVGLHARAGDLAARAGERGLLASDLFAYLRALVNGRVAG, encoded by the coding sequence ATGCCGAATCCCGACCCGCAACTCGCGCTCTACACCACCGCGCAGGTGCGCGCGCTCGACCAGGCCGCGATCGCGGCCGGCATTCCCGGCATCGAACTGATGGAACGTGCGGCGCGCGCCGCGTTCGACGCGTTGCGCCGGCGCTGGCCGCAGGCGCGCACGCTGTGCGTGCTGTGCGGACCGGGCAACAACGGCGGCGACGGATTCCTGATGGCGGCGCTGGCGCGCGCGGCGGGGATTCAGGCGAACGTCGTGGCGACGAGCGAACATTCGGTGGGCGATGCCGCGCTGGCGCGCGAGCGTTGCCTGCGCGAGGGCGGCCGGGTATTGCAGGTTGCGTCCGATCTTCCTGACGCCGACGTGTACGTGGATGCGCTGTTCGGCTCGGGCCTGAATCGCGCGCCGTCCGGCGATGCCGCAGCGCTGATCGCCGCCGTGAACGCGCAGCCGAAACCGGTGTTGGCGCTGGACGTGCCGAGCGGGCTGGATTCGGACACGGGCGTCGCGTTCGCGCCCTGCGTGCGCGCGACGGCGACAGTGTGCTTCGTCGGCTGGAAGCGCGGGCTGTTCACGGCGCAAGGCCCGGACCAGTGCGGCGAACGCACGCTGGCGACGCTGGACATTCCCGAACGCATTTACGCGCAGGCGGATCCCGACGCAGTGTTGCTGACGCCGCAGGCGTTGCCGCCGCGTCACCGCGACAGCCACAAGGGCCGCTATGGCCACGTGCTCGCGATCGGCGGCGACCTCGGCGCGGGCGGCGCGGTGCGGATGTGCGGCGAAGCCGCCGCGCGGGTGGGCGCGGGCCTGGTCAGCATCGCCACGCGCGAGGCCAATGTCGGGGCGATCCTGTCCGCGCGTCCGGAACTGATGCCGCAGGGCGTGCACGTGCCGCGCAACCTGGAGCCGTTGCTGGCGCGCGCGAGCGTGCTCGCGGTCGGTCCCGGGCTCGGCCAGGACGACTGGGGTCGCGGCCTGTGGCAGGTGGCGCTGGATGCCGCCAAACCGACGGTGCTGGATGCCGACGGCTTGAACCTGCTGGCTGCCGCGCCGCGCGCGCTGCCGGAAGCGTGCGTGCTGACGCCGCATCCTGGCGAAGCCGCGCATCTGCTGGGAACGACCACGGCTGGGGTGCAGGCCGACCGTTTCGCCGCCGCGCGCGCGCTGGCGCAACAGCACCGTGCGGTGGTGGCGCTGAAAGGCGCGGGATCGTTGATCGCCGATCCCGAGGGGCGCATCGCGGTGTGTCCGTGGGGCAACCCCGGCATGGCCAGCGGCGGCATGGGCGATGTGCTGACCGGCGTGATCGCGGGGCTGCTGGCGCAGGGTCTTTCTCCCTGGAATGCCGCGTGCCTCGGCGTCGGCCTGCATGCCCGTGCGGGCGACCTCGCCGCGCGTGCCGGCGAGCGCGGCTTGCTGGCCTCCGACTTGTTCGCTTATCTGCGTGCATTGGTGAACGGCCGTGTCGCAGGTTGA
- a CDS encoding N-acetylmuramoyl-L-alanine amidase, producing the protein MRGTARPLLSVLVWICGALACAAAAWAAPTADSSTVTAVRIWGGPDSTRVIFELSGPVDYRLFQLGKPDRVVLDLDNGTFGKGVGAQPGKGVVKDMRIGRFQGKARIVLDLDGPAHPKSFLLTPAGQYGYRLVVDLGTPSDKPSQIVRTIDDDLAHGKPRPVVIAVDAGHGGDDPGARGQGGTLEKNVTLEVARDLAQLIDAQPGMHAVLTRKGDYFVPLEKRFQIAREHKADLFVSIHANSCPDYCNARGASVWVLSTHGKQSEAGKWLAKSENASDLIGGVSLDDKGPMLASVLLDLSQGASMHAAHEVGSDVLTALGKIGPLYRDSVQGANFVVLRSPDVPSVLVETAFISNRADERRLGSSKDREQLAQAILTGVRQYFETTPPPGTWLAEQRNKRLHLTADAVVPAAAKSDAATGAPSAKPAAATLVASAKKTATADANIQDMHKVSRGETLSGIAQQYGISMSALRSANASKIQTGGGIQVGQVLLIPNS; encoded by the coding sequence ATGAGGGGGACTGCCCGCCCATTGCTGTCGGTTCTGGTCTGGATTTGCGGCGCGCTTGCCTGCGCGGCCGCGGCTTGGGCTGCGCCCACGGCCGATTCCAGCACCGTCACCGCGGTGCGCATCTGGGGCGGCCCCGATTCCACCCGCGTGATCTTCGAGTTGTCCGGCCCCGTCGATTACCGGCTGTTCCAGTTGGGCAAGCCCGATCGCGTGGTGCTCGATCTCGACAACGGCACCTTCGGCAAGGGCGTGGGCGCCCAGCCGGGCAAGGGCGTGGTCAAGGACATGCGCATCGGGCGCTTCCAGGGCAAGGCGCGCATCGTGCTGGACCTCGACGGCCCGGCGCACCCCAAGAGTTTTCTGCTGACGCCGGCCGGGCAGTACGGATATCGGCTGGTGGTGGACCTCGGCACGCCCAGCGACAAACCCTCGCAGATCGTGCGCACCATCGACGACGACCTCGCGCACGGCAAGCCGCGTCCGGTGGTGATCGCGGTGGACGCCGGACACGGCGGCGACGATCCCGGCGCACGCGGGCAGGGCGGCACGCTGGAGAAGAACGTCACGCTCGAAGTGGCCAGGGACCTGGCCCAGTTGATCGACGCGCAGCCCGGCATGCACGCGGTGCTGACCCGCAAGGGCGACTACTTCGTGCCGCTGGAAAAGCGCTTCCAGATCGCGCGTGAACACAAGGCCGATCTGTTCGTCTCGATCCACGCCAATTCCTGTCCGGATTACTGCAACGCGCGCGGCGCGTCGGTGTGGGTGCTTTCGACCCACGGCAAGCAGAGCGAGGCCGGCAAGTGGCTGGCGAAAAGCGAGAACGCGTCCGACCTGATCGGCGGCGTGTCGCTGGACGACAAGGGCCCGATGCTGGCGTCGGTGCTGCTGGACCTTTCGCAGGGCGCGAGCATGCACGCCGCGCATGAAGTCGGCAGCGACGTGCTGACCGCGCTGGGCAAGATCGGTCCGCTCTATCGCGATAGCGTGCAGGGCGCCAACTTCGTGGTGCTGCGTTCGCCGGACGTGCCGTCGGTGCTGGTCGAAACCGCGTTCATCAGCAACCGCGCGGACGAGCGCCGACTCGGCAGCAGCAAGGATCGCGAGCAACTGGCGCAGGCGATCCTGACCGGCGTCCGGCAATATTTCGAGACCACGCCTCCGCCCGGCACCTGGCTCGCCGAGCAGCGCAACAAGCGCCTGCACCTCACGGCCGATGCCGTCGTCCCGGCCGCCGCGAAGAGCGACGCGGCGACGGGCGCGCCATCGGCCAAGCCGGCGGCGGCCACGCTGGTTGCATCCGCCAAAAAAACCGCGACCGCGGACGCCAACATCCAGGACATGCACAAGGTCTCGCGCGGCGAAACCCTGTCCGGCATCGCGCAGCAGTATGGCATCAGCATGAGCGCGCTGCGTTCGGCCAATGCCAGCAAGATCCAGACCGGCGGCGGCATCCAGGTCGGGCAGGTGCTGTTGATTCCGAACTCGTAG